One Prunus dulcis chromosome 8, ALMONDv2, whole genome shotgun sequence DNA window includes the following coding sequences:
- the LOC117638238 gene encoding uncharacterized protein At4g00950 translates to MNKHRFSSRRTPSFSSSSSSSFSSCSSSFLSSSSCNPDHHDPSPLSPATPLRFSGVPFSWEHFPGIPKKLNSSKKELYSSLKRLPLPPPTTTTKSTQKPSKKFILDNIGVNVRHKNPRGHSSDFAKDPFFAAMVECSKDAHDDDEEEEEEEEESNASFSSGAKVSRSSSERFGFVNLYTSCKRTCAVSGSIIHLPRPSRTSYDLINRLSR, encoded by the coding sequence ATGAACAAGCATCGATTTTCTTCTCGACGGACACCAtcattttcttcctcctcctcatcatccTTCTCCTCGtgttcttcatcttttttatcaTCGTCATCCTGTAATCCTGATCATCATGATCCTTCTCCTCTTAGTCCGGCCACCCCACTTCGATTTTCCGGCGTCCCATTTTCTTGGGAACATTTTCCCGGAATCCCAAAGAAACTAAACAGCAGCAAGAAGGAATTATATTCCTCATTGAAGCGTCTCCCACTGCCTCCTCCCACCACTACCACTAAAAGTACACAAAAACCCTCGAAAAAGTTCATCTTGGATAACATTGGGGTCAATGTGAGGCACAAAAACCCTAGGGGACATTCTAGTGATTTTGCAAAGGATCCTTTCTTTGCTGCAATGGTTGAGTGTTCTAAAGATGCTCATGATGacgatgaagaagaagaagaagaagaagaagaatcaaATGCTAGCTTTTCAAGTGGTGCCAAGGTCTCAAGGAGTTCAAGTGAGAGGTTCGGATTTGTCAATCTTTATACATCTTGTAAGAGAACTTGTGCAGTTTCTGGATCCATCATACATCTTCCAAGGCCAAGTAGAACTTCTTATGATCTGATCAATCGCCTATCCCGATAA